One genomic window of Falco cherrug isolate bFalChe1 chromosome 20, bFalChe1.pri, whole genome shotgun sequence includes the following:
- the MSL1 gene encoding male-specific lethal 1 homolog — protein sequence MERRVQLVKKDSEREKHRIFQGFEVDEKPEVEVCEKLPLECPQDLLEPPPTLQPKHFPYGRNGKGHKRKPTFGSTERKTPVKKLVSEFSKVKSKTLKHSPGKEESGGSLSETVCKRELRSQETPEKPRSLLETPLRASAPPKGPGAHPKEKSFSSEADDLPYLSTTEMYLCRWHQPPPSPLPLREPSPKKEETVAIPSWRDHVVEPLRDPNPSDLLENLDDSVFSKRHAKLELDEKRRKRWDIQRIREQRILQRLQLRMYKRKGIQESEPEVTSFFPEPDDVESLLITPYLPVVAFGRPLPKLTPQNFELPWLDERSRCRLEMQKKQTPHRTCRK from the exons ATGGAAAGGCGAGTGCAGCTGGTGAAGAAGGACAGCGAGCGGGAGAAGCACCGCATCTTCCAGGGCTTTGAGGTGGACGAGAAGCCGGAGGTGGAGGTGTGCGAGAAGCTGCCGCTGGAGTGTCCCCAGGACCTGCTGGAGCCCCCCCCGACCCTGCAGCCCAAGCACTTCCCCTATGGCAGGAATGGGAAGGGGCACAAAAG GAAGCCCACGTTTGGGAGCACGGAGAGGAAGACGCCTGTTAAAAAACTGGTGTCCGAGTTCTCGAAAGTGAAGAGTAAAACTCTAAAGCACTCCCCGGGGAAGGAGGAATCGGGCGGCTCCTTGTCCGAAACTGTTTGTAAACGAGAACTGCGGAGCCAAGAGACTCCGGAAAAACCCAGGTCGCTCCTGGAGACCCCGCTCCGAGCCTCGGCACCGCCAAAGGGCCCCGGTGCCCACCCCAAGGAGAAGAGCTTCAGCAGTGAGGCAGACGACCTGCCCTATCTCTCAACCACGGAAATGTACTTGTGCCGCTGGCACCAGCCGCCCCCGTCACCGCTGCCGTTGCGGGAGCCTTCTCCAAAGAAGGAGGAGACTGTGGCAA TTCCGTCTTGGAGGGACCATGTCGTGGAGCCCCTGAGAGACCCCAACCCCTCGGACCTTCTGGAG AACCTGGATGATAGCGTCTTTTCCAAACGGCACGCCAAGCTGGAGCTGGATGAGAAACGAAGGAAAAG GTGGGACATCCAGCGGATCAGGGAACAGAGAATTCTCCAGCGGCTGCAGCTCCGAATGTACAAAAGGAAAGGGATTCAGGAGTCGGAGCCTGAAGTTACCTCATTTTTCCCTGAGCCAGATGACG TGGAAAGCTTGCTCATCACCCCCTACCTGCCTGTCGTCGCCTTTGGCCGGCCCTTACCAAAACTGACCCCACA GAACTTCGAGCTGCCCTGGCTGGACGAGCGCAGCCGGTGCCGCCTGGAGATGCAGAAGAAGCAGACGCCGCACCGGACCTGCCGGAAGTAG